In a single window of the Erinaceus europaeus chromosome 21, mEriEur2.1, whole genome shotgun sequence genome:
- the CAND2 gene encoding cullin-associated NEDD8-dissociated protein 2 isoform X4 yields the protein MVATMSGAALPMSSLLEKMTSSDKDFRFMATSDLLSELQKDSIQLDEDSERRVVQTLLGLLEDRNGEVQGLAVRCLGPLVGKVKECQVEAIVEALCANMRSDKEQLRDIAGIGLKTVLSKLPPAATESSLATSVCRKVTGQLTAAIIQQEDVALQLEALDILSDMLSRLGAPLGAFHAGLLHCLLPQLGSPRLAVRKRAVGALGHLAAACCSDLLTQLADHLLQRLPSPREPACPTCPAAARTLVQCVGSVGRQAGHRLESEDGYSDEEDQSWKVRRAAARCLGALPCSRPDLQAELLCSLGPPLIHRFREREETVRAEVFATYSELLHLARAPGGWPETQEEAGEQGSFRHLLRGQVPLVVKALQRQLKDHNPRVRQACFSLLGELEAALPGSLEEHTPMLVTGLVFSLGERSGPSAVRLDALALLQQLIGTEPVATFASHLPTLLPALEGCVADPCCRLAAEGLRALQELVRVLWPLDGPGALDPQPHVARVAAACLSRLRAVDLDQEVKERVLACTGHLLAHLGDRLAGAEVLLLGLLLERLQGEATRLPATRALALAAASPLLLDLRPLLAEALPLLAGFMRRGPRALRLAALQVLEALARTRGPSLPSPALQPVLAELPTLLGDGDMPAAQLALELLAALAQAQPACLAEVSGPVLDALLGLLCWPLLPAGVLAAAEALLQALAGGRPPCVDYARLTRLLMAPVIQAPAAGRPGPPKQALHSLARCLATLAAACPQEAAATAQRLVAEARCPDSSPHIQVLALLTLAELGAVAGPGPQRELKAALLDALGSASEDVRAAASLALGRVGAGSLADFLALLPAQLRAEPRHQYLLLGALREALGMAVPDSLRPHLEVVWALLLPLCQVDEEGTRGLVAECLARLVLANPPFLLPRLRMQLAADQPLTRSTAIMTVKFLISDQPHPVDPQLKTIMGDFLESLRDPDSGVRRAALALLNSAVHNKPSLVRGELGTVLPLLYQETRVRRELIREVEMGPFKHTVDEGLDLRKAAFECMYSLLERCLAQLELGEFLSRVEDGLKDHPDIRMSTFTMLARLAALCPASVLQRVDRLMEPLRATCLAKVKADSVKQEFEKQEELRHSAMRAVAALLSIPEVGKSPIMADFLSQIQSNPELKVLFESTQKDSASGRSTDTTELS from the exons GTTCATGGCCACCAGCGACCTGCTGTCAGAGCTGCAGAAGGACTCAATCCAGCTGGATGAGGACAGTGAGCGCAGGGTGGTGCAGACGCTGCTGGGGCTGCTGGAAGACAGGAATGGTGAAGTGCAGGGCCTGGCGGTCAGGTG CCTGGGCCCCCTGGTGGGCAAGGTGAAGGAATGCCAGGTGGAAGCCATCGTGGAGGCGCTGTGTGCCAACATGCGCTCAGACAAGGAGCAGCTGCGGGACATCGCTGGCATTGGGCTCAAGACCGTCCTCTCCAAGCTGCCCCCCGCAGCCACAG AGTCCAGCTTGGCCACCAGCGTGTGCCGGAAGGTAACGGGCCAGCTCACTGCTGCCATCATCCAGCAGGAGGACGTAGCACTGCAGCTGGAAGCCCTGGACATCCTGTCAGACATGCTGAGCAG GCTGGGCGCGCCCCTCGGCGCCTTCCACGCCGGCCTCCTGCACTGCCTGCTGCCGCAGCTGGGCAGCCCACGCCTGGCCGTACGCAAGCGGGCGGTCGGGGCGCTCGGCCACCTGGCGGCCGCCTGCTGCAGCGACCTGCTCACCCAGCTCGCCGACCACCTGCTGCAGCGCCTGCCCAGCCCGCGCGAGCCCGCCTGCCCCACCTGCCCCGCCGCCGCGCGCACCCTGGTCCAGTGTGTGGGCAGCGTGGGCCGCCAGGCCGGCCACCGCCTAG AGAGTGAGGATGGGTACAGTGACGAGGAGGACCAGAGCTGGAAGGTACGGCGAGCGGCAGCCAGGTGCCTGGGGGCGCTGCCCTGTTCACGGCCCGACCTGCAGGCCGAGCTCCTGTGCTCGCTGGGGCCCCCGCTCATCCATCGCTTCCGGGAACGTGAGGAGACCGTCAGGGCCGAGGTGTTTGCCACCTACTCGGAGCTGTTGCACCTGGCACGGGCCCCGGGAGGCTGGCCAGAGACACAggaggaggcaggggagcaggggagcttcCGTCACCTGCTGCGGGGACAG GTGCCCCTGGTGGTCAAGGCCCTGCAGCGACAACTCAAGGACCACAACCCACGGGTGCGCCAAGCCTGCTTCAGCCTCCTGGGTGAGCTGGAGGCAGCGCTTCCAGGCAGCCTGGAGGAGCACACGCCCATGCTGGTGACAG gcctGGTCTTCTCACTCGGAGAGCGGTCTGGCCCCTCGGCTGTGCGCCTGGACGCCCTAGCCCTCCTGCAGCAGCTGATTGGCACCGAGCCGGTGGCTACCTTCGCCTCGCACCTGCCCACCCTCCTGCCTGCCCTGGAGGGCTGTGTGGCCGACCCCTGCTGCCGGCTGGCAGCTGAAGGCCTGCGGGCGCTGCAGGAGCTGGTGAGGGTGCTGTGGCCCCTGGACGGGCCTGGTGCCCTGGACCCGCAGCCCCACGTGGCGAGGGTGGCAGCAGCCTGCCTGTCCCGGCTGCGTGCAGTTGACCTGGACCAGGAGGTGAAGGAGCGCGTACTGGCCTGCACCGGGCACCTGCTGGCCCACCTGGGCGACCGCCTGGCCGGGGCCGAGGTGCTACTGCTGGGCCTGCTGCTGGAGCGGCTGCAGGGCGAGGCCACCCGGCTGCCTGCCACCCGGGCCCTGGCGCTGGCCGCCGCCTCCCCGCTGTTGCTGGACCTGCGGCCCCTGCTGGCCGAGGCACTGCCCCTGCTCGCTGGGTTCATGCGCAGGGGCCCTCGGGCTCTCAGGCTGGCTGCCCTGCAGGTCCTGGAAGCGCTGGCTCGCACCCGGGGCCCCAGCCTCCCATCGCCTGCCCTGCAGCCCGTGTTGGCTGAGCTGCCCACTCTGCTTGGTGATGGTGACATGCCCGCGGCACAGCTGGCCTTGGAGCTCCTGGCCGCCCTGGCCCAGGCCCAGCCGGCCTGCTTGGCCGAGGTCAGTGGCCCGGTGCTGGATGCACTGCTGGGGCTGCTGTGCTGGCCGCTGCTGCCCGCAGGGGTGCTGGCGGCGGCCGAGGCACTGCTGCAGGCACTGGCCGGGGGGCGACCGCCCTGTGTGGACTATGCCCGCCTCACCCGGCTGCTCATGGCACCCGTGATCCAGGCCCCTGCGGCCGGCAGGCCCGGGCCGCCCAAGCAAGCCCTGCATTCCCTGGCCCGCTGCCTGGCCACGCTGGCGGCCGCCTGTCCCCAGGAGGCGGCGGCCACTGCCCAGCGGCTGGTGGCTGAAGCCCGGTGTCCCGACTCCAGCCCGCACATCCAGGTGCTAGCCCTGCTCACGCTGGCTGAGCTGGGCGCCGTGGCGGGGCCAGGCCCACAGCGGGAGCTCAAGGCCGCACTGCTGGACGCTCTGGGATCAGCCAGCGAGGACGTGCGGGCGGCCGCGTCCCTGGCGCTGGGCAGGGTGGGCGCGGGCAGCCTGGCCGACTTCCTGGCTCTCCTGCCCGCCCAGCTGCGGGCCGAGCCACGCCACCAGTACCTGCTGCTTGGCGCACTGAGAGAAGCACTGGGCATGGCTGTGCCTGACAGCCTGAGGCCGCACCTGGAGGTCGTGTGGGCCTTGCTGCTGCCCCTCTGCCAGGTGGATGAGGAGGGCACCCGTGGCCTGGTGGCCGAGTGCCTGGCCAGGCTGGTGCTGGCCAACCCACCCTTCCTCCTGCCCCGCCTCCGGATGCAGCTGGCCGCAG accagccCCTCACGCGGAGCACAGCCATCATGACAGTCAAGTTCCTCATCTCAGACCAGCCCCACCCTGTCGACCCGCAGCTCAAGACCATCATGG GTGACTTCCTGGAGAGCCTTCGGGACCCGGACTCTGGCGTGCGGCGGGCGGCGCTGGCCCTGCTCAACTCGGCTGTGCACAACAAGCCCTCGCTGGTGCGAGGTGAGCTGGGCACCGTGCTGCCCCTGCTCTACCAGGAGACCCGCGTCCGCAGAGAGCTCATCCGCGAG gtggagatGGGACCCTTCAAGCACACAGTGGATGAGGGGCTAGACCTGCGGAAGGCGGCCTTCGAGTGCATGTACTCGCTGCTGGAGCGCTGCCTGGCCCAGCTGGAGCTCGGAGAGTTCCTGAGCCGTGTGGAGGATGGCCTGAAAGACCACCCTGACATCCGG ATGTCCACCTTCACCATGCTGGCTCGGCTGGCAGCCCTGTGCCCCGCCTCCGTGCTGCAGAGGGTGGATCGGCTCATGGAGCCCCTCAGGGCCACCTGCCTGGCCAAG GTGAAGGCGGACTCCGTGAAACAGGAATTTGAGAAGCAGGAGGAGCTGAGGCACTCTGCCATGAGGGCCGTAGCCGCCCTGCTGAGCATCCCAGAAGTGGGCAAGAGCCCCATCATGGCCGACTTCCTGTCCCAAATCCAATCCAACCCTGAACTCAAGGTTCTTTTTGAAAGCACCCAGAAGGACTCGGCTTCAGGACGCAGCACCGACACCACAGAGCTCAGCTAG
- the CAND2 gene encoding cullin-associated NEDD8-dissociated protein 2 isoform X1: MVATMSGAALPMSSLLEKMTSSDKDFRFMATSDLLSELQKDSIQLDEDSERRVVQTLLGLLEDRNGEVQGLAVRCLGPLVGKVKECQVEAIVEALCANMRSDKEQLRDIAGIGLKTVLSKLPPAATESSLATSVCRKVTGQLTAAIIQQEDVALQLEALDILSDMLSRLGAPLGAFHAGLLHCLLPQLGSPRLAVRKRAVGALGHLAAACCSDLLTQLADHLLQRLPSPREPACPTCPAAARTLVQCVGSVGRQAGHRLGAHLDRLVPLVQDFCSLDDDELRESCLQALEAFLRKCPKEMGPYVSSVISLCLQYLKHDPNYDCGSDGDKGQMETEDSELSGQESEDGYSDEEDQSWKVRRAAARCLGALPCSRPDLQAELLCSLGPPLIHRFREREETVRAEVFATYSELLHLARAPGGWPETQEEAGEQGSFRHLLRGQVPLVVKALQRQLKDHNPRVRQACFSLLGELEAALPGSLEEHTPMLVTGLVFSLGERSGPSAVRLDALALLQQLIGTEPVATFASHLPTLLPALEGCVADPCCRLAAEGLRALQELVRVLWPLDGPGALDPQPHVARVAAACLSRLRAVDLDQEVKERVLACTGHLLAHLGDRLAGAEVLLLGLLLERLQGEATRLPATRALALAAASPLLLDLRPLLAEALPLLAGFMRRGPRALRLAALQVLEALARTRGPSLPSPALQPVLAELPTLLGDGDMPAAQLALELLAALAQAQPACLAEVSGPVLDALLGLLCWPLLPAGVLAAAEALLQALAGGRPPCVDYARLTRLLMAPVIQAPAAGRPGPPKQALHSLARCLATLAAACPQEAAATAQRLVAEARCPDSSPHIQVLALLTLAELGAVAGPGPQRELKAALLDALGSASEDVRAAASLALGRVGAGSLADFLALLPAQLRAEPRHQYLLLGALREALGMAVPDSLRPHLEVVWALLLPLCQVDEEGTRGLVAECLARLVLANPPFLLPRLRMQLAADQPLTRSTAIMTVKFLISDQPHPVDPQLKTIMGDFLESLRDPDSGVRRAALALLNSAVHNKPSLVRGELGTVLPLLYQETRVRRELIREVEMGPFKHTVDEGLDLRKAAFECMYSLLERCLAQLELGEFLSRVEDGLKDHPDIRMSTFTMLARLAALCPASVLQRVDRLMEPLRATCLAKVKADSVKQEFEKQEELRHSAMRAVAALLSIPEVGKSPIMADFLSQIQSNPELKVLFESTQKDSASGRSTDTTELS, encoded by the exons GTTCATGGCCACCAGCGACCTGCTGTCAGAGCTGCAGAAGGACTCAATCCAGCTGGATGAGGACAGTGAGCGCAGGGTGGTGCAGACGCTGCTGGGGCTGCTGGAAGACAGGAATGGTGAAGTGCAGGGCCTGGCGGTCAGGTG CCTGGGCCCCCTGGTGGGCAAGGTGAAGGAATGCCAGGTGGAAGCCATCGTGGAGGCGCTGTGTGCCAACATGCGCTCAGACAAGGAGCAGCTGCGGGACATCGCTGGCATTGGGCTCAAGACCGTCCTCTCCAAGCTGCCCCCCGCAGCCACAG AGTCCAGCTTGGCCACCAGCGTGTGCCGGAAGGTAACGGGCCAGCTCACTGCTGCCATCATCCAGCAGGAGGACGTAGCACTGCAGCTGGAAGCCCTGGACATCCTGTCAGACATGCTGAGCAG GCTGGGCGCGCCCCTCGGCGCCTTCCACGCCGGCCTCCTGCACTGCCTGCTGCCGCAGCTGGGCAGCCCACGCCTGGCCGTACGCAAGCGGGCGGTCGGGGCGCTCGGCCACCTGGCGGCCGCCTGCTGCAGCGACCTGCTCACCCAGCTCGCCGACCACCTGCTGCAGCGCCTGCCCAGCCCGCGCGAGCCCGCCTGCCCCACCTGCCCCGCCGCCGCGCGCACCCTGGTCCAGTGTGTGGGCAGCGTGGGCCGCCAGGCCGGCCACCGCCTAG GGGCCCACCTGGACCGCCTGGTGCCCCTGGTGCAGGACTTCTGCAGCCTGGATGATGATGAGCTCCGGGAGTCCTGCCTCCAGGCCCTGGAGGCCTTCCTGAGGAA GTGCCCCAAGGAAATGGGCCCTTACGTGTCCAGCGTGATAAGCCTCTGCCTGCAGTACCTGAAGCATGACCCCAACTATGACTGTGGCAGTGACGGGGACAAGGGGCAGATGGAGACGGAGGACAGTGAGCTCAGTGGGCAAG AGAGTGAGGATGGGTACAGTGACGAGGAGGACCAGAGCTGGAAGGTACGGCGAGCGGCAGCCAGGTGCCTGGGGGCGCTGCCCTGTTCACGGCCCGACCTGCAGGCCGAGCTCCTGTGCTCGCTGGGGCCCCCGCTCATCCATCGCTTCCGGGAACGTGAGGAGACCGTCAGGGCCGAGGTGTTTGCCACCTACTCGGAGCTGTTGCACCTGGCACGGGCCCCGGGAGGCTGGCCAGAGACACAggaggaggcaggggagcaggggagcttcCGTCACCTGCTGCGGGGACAG GTGCCCCTGGTGGTCAAGGCCCTGCAGCGACAACTCAAGGACCACAACCCACGGGTGCGCCAAGCCTGCTTCAGCCTCCTGGGTGAGCTGGAGGCAGCGCTTCCAGGCAGCCTGGAGGAGCACACGCCCATGCTGGTGACAG gcctGGTCTTCTCACTCGGAGAGCGGTCTGGCCCCTCGGCTGTGCGCCTGGACGCCCTAGCCCTCCTGCAGCAGCTGATTGGCACCGAGCCGGTGGCTACCTTCGCCTCGCACCTGCCCACCCTCCTGCCTGCCCTGGAGGGCTGTGTGGCCGACCCCTGCTGCCGGCTGGCAGCTGAAGGCCTGCGGGCGCTGCAGGAGCTGGTGAGGGTGCTGTGGCCCCTGGACGGGCCTGGTGCCCTGGACCCGCAGCCCCACGTGGCGAGGGTGGCAGCAGCCTGCCTGTCCCGGCTGCGTGCAGTTGACCTGGACCAGGAGGTGAAGGAGCGCGTACTGGCCTGCACCGGGCACCTGCTGGCCCACCTGGGCGACCGCCTGGCCGGGGCCGAGGTGCTACTGCTGGGCCTGCTGCTGGAGCGGCTGCAGGGCGAGGCCACCCGGCTGCCTGCCACCCGGGCCCTGGCGCTGGCCGCCGCCTCCCCGCTGTTGCTGGACCTGCGGCCCCTGCTGGCCGAGGCACTGCCCCTGCTCGCTGGGTTCATGCGCAGGGGCCCTCGGGCTCTCAGGCTGGCTGCCCTGCAGGTCCTGGAAGCGCTGGCTCGCACCCGGGGCCCCAGCCTCCCATCGCCTGCCCTGCAGCCCGTGTTGGCTGAGCTGCCCACTCTGCTTGGTGATGGTGACATGCCCGCGGCACAGCTGGCCTTGGAGCTCCTGGCCGCCCTGGCCCAGGCCCAGCCGGCCTGCTTGGCCGAGGTCAGTGGCCCGGTGCTGGATGCACTGCTGGGGCTGCTGTGCTGGCCGCTGCTGCCCGCAGGGGTGCTGGCGGCGGCCGAGGCACTGCTGCAGGCACTGGCCGGGGGGCGACCGCCCTGTGTGGACTATGCCCGCCTCACCCGGCTGCTCATGGCACCCGTGATCCAGGCCCCTGCGGCCGGCAGGCCCGGGCCGCCCAAGCAAGCCCTGCATTCCCTGGCCCGCTGCCTGGCCACGCTGGCGGCCGCCTGTCCCCAGGAGGCGGCGGCCACTGCCCAGCGGCTGGTGGCTGAAGCCCGGTGTCCCGACTCCAGCCCGCACATCCAGGTGCTAGCCCTGCTCACGCTGGCTGAGCTGGGCGCCGTGGCGGGGCCAGGCCCACAGCGGGAGCTCAAGGCCGCACTGCTGGACGCTCTGGGATCAGCCAGCGAGGACGTGCGGGCGGCCGCGTCCCTGGCGCTGGGCAGGGTGGGCGCGGGCAGCCTGGCCGACTTCCTGGCTCTCCTGCCCGCCCAGCTGCGGGCCGAGCCACGCCACCAGTACCTGCTGCTTGGCGCACTGAGAGAAGCACTGGGCATGGCTGTGCCTGACAGCCTGAGGCCGCACCTGGAGGTCGTGTGGGCCTTGCTGCTGCCCCTCTGCCAGGTGGATGAGGAGGGCACCCGTGGCCTGGTGGCCGAGTGCCTGGCCAGGCTGGTGCTGGCCAACCCACCCTTCCTCCTGCCCCGCCTCCGGATGCAGCTGGCCGCAG accagccCCTCACGCGGAGCACAGCCATCATGACAGTCAAGTTCCTCATCTCAGACCAGCCCCACCCTGTCGACCCGCAGCTCAAGACCATCATGG GTGACTTCCTGGAGAGCCTTCGGGACCCGGACTCTGGCGTGCGGCGGGCGGCGCTGGCCCTGCTCAACTCGGCTGTGCACAACAAGCCCTCGCTGGTGCGAGGTGAGCTGGGCACCGTGCTGCCCCTGCTCTACCAGGAGACCCGCGTCCGCAGAGAGCTCATCCGCGAG gtggagatGGGACCCTTCAAGCACACAGTGGATGAGGGGCTAGACCTGCGGAAGGCGGCCTTCGAGTGCATGTACTCGCTGCTGGAGCGCTGCCTGGCCCAGCTGGAGCTCGGAGAGTTCCTGAGCCGTGTGGAGGATGGCCTGAAAGACCACCCTGACATCCGG ATGTCCACCTTCACCATGCTGGCTCGGCTGGCAGCCCTGTGCCCCGCCTCCGTGCTGCAGAGGGTGGATCGGCTCATGGAGCCCCTCAGGGCCACCTGCCTGGCCAAG GTGAAGGCGGACTCCGTGAAACAGGAATTTGAGAAGCAGGAGGAGCTGAGGCACTCTGCCATGAGGGCCGTAGCCGCCCTGCTGAGCATCCCAGAAGTGGGCAAGAGCCCCATCATGGCCGACTTCCTGTCCCAAATCCAATCCAACCCTGAACTCAAGGTTCTTTTTGAAAGCACCCAGAAGGACTCGGCTTCAGGACGCAGCACCGACACCACAGAGCTCAGCTAG
- the CAND2 gene encoding cullin-associated NEDD8-dissociated protein 2 isoform X3, producing MSGAALPMSSLLEKMTSSDKDFSLGPLVGKVKECQVEAIVEALCANMRSDKEQLRDIAGIGLKTVLSKLPPAATESSLATSVCRKVTGQLTAAIIQQEDVALQLEALDILSDMLSRLGAPLGAFHAGLLHCLLPQLGSPRLAVRKRAVGALGHLAAACCSDLLTQLADHLLQRLPSPREPACPTCPAAARTLVQCVGSVGRQAGHRLGAHLDRLVPLVQDFCSLDDDELRESCLQALEAFLRKCPKEMGPYVSSVISLCLQYLKHDPNYDCGSDGDKGQMETEDSELSGQESEDGYSDEEDQSWKVRRAAARCLGALPCSRPDLQAELLCSLGPPLIHRFREREETVRAEVFATYSELLHLARAPGGWPETQEEAGEQGSFRHLLRGQVPLVVKALQRQLKDHNPRVRQACFSLLGELEAALPGSLEEHTPMLVTGLVFSLGERSGPSAVRLDALALLQQLIGTEPVATFASHLPTLLPALEGCVADPCCRLAAEGLRALQELVRVLWPLDGPGALDPQPHVARVAAACLSRLRAVDLDQEVKERVLACTGHLLAHLGDRLAGAEVLLLGLLLERLQGEATRLPATRALALAAASPLLLDLRPLLAEALPLLAGFMRRGPRALRLAALQVLEALARTRGPSLPSPALQPVLAELPTLLGDGDMPAAQLALELLAALAQAQPACLAEVSGPVLDALLGLLCWPLLPAGVLAAAEALLQALAGGRPPCVDYARLTRLLMAPVIQAPAAGRPGPPKQALHSLARCLATLAAACPQEAAATAQRLVAEARCPDSSPHIQVLALLTLAELGAVAGPGPQRELKAALLDALGSASEDVRAAASLALGRVGAGSLADFLALLPAQLRAEPRHQYLLLGALREALGMAVPDSLRPHLEVVWALLLPLCQVDEEGTRGLVAECLARLVLANPPFLLPRLRMQLAADQPLTRSTAIMTVKFLISDQPHPVDPQLKTIMGDFLESLRDPDSGVRRAALALLNSAVHNKPSLVRGELGTVLPLLYQETRVRRELIREVEMGPFKHTVDEGLDLRKAAFECMYSLLERCLAQLELGEFLSRVEDGLKDHPDIRMSTFTMLARLAALCPASVLQRVDRLMEPLRATCLAKVKADSVKQEFEKQEELRHSAMRAVAALLSIPEVGKSPIMADFLSQIQSNPELKVLFESTQKDSASGRSTDTTELS from the exons CCTGGGCCCCCTGGTGGGCAAGGTGAAGGAATGCCAGGTGGAAGCCATCGTGGAGGCGCTGTGTGCCAACATGCGCTCAGACAAGGAGCAGCTGCGGGACATCGCTGGCATTGGGCTCAAGACCGTCCTCTCCAAGCTGCCCCCCGCAGCCACAG AGTCCAGCTTGGCCACCAGCGTGTGCCGGAAGGTAACGGGCCAGCTCACTGCTGCCATCATCCAGCAGGAGGACGTAGCACTGCAGCTGGAAGCCCTGGACATCCTGTCAGACATGCTGAGCAG GCTGGGCGCGCCCCTCGGCGCCTTCCACGCCGGCCTCCTGCACTGCCTGCTGCCGCAGCTGGGCAGCCCACGCCTGGCCGTACGCAAGCGGGCGGTCGGGGCGCTCGGCCACCTGGCGGCCGCCTGCTGCAGCGACCTGCTCACCCAGCTCGCCGACCACCTGCTGCAGCGCCTGCCCAGCCCGCGCGAGCCCGCCTGCCCCACCTGCCCCGCCGCCGCGCGCACCCTGGTCCAGTGTGTGGGCAGCGTGGGCCGCCAGGCCGGCCACCGCCTAG GGGCCCACCTGGACCGCCTGGTGCCCCTGGTGCAGGACTTCTGCAGCCTGGATGATGATGAGCTCCGGGAGTCCTGCCTCCAGGCCCTGGAGGCCTTCCTGAGGAA GTGCCCCAAGGAAATGGGCCCTTACGTGTCCAGCGTGATAAGCCTCTGCCTGCAGTACCTGAAGCATGACCCCAACTATGACTGTGGCAGTGACGGGGACAAGGGGCAGATGGAGACGGAGGACAGTGAGCTCAGTGGGCAAG AGAGTGAGGATGGGTACAGTGACGAGGAGGACCAGAGCTGGAAGGTACGGCGAGCGGCAGCCAGGTGCCTGGGGGCGCTGCCCTGTTCACGGCCCGACCTGCAGGCCGAGCTCCTGTGCTCGCTGGGGCCCCCGCTCATCCATCGCTTCCGGGAACGTGAGGAGACCGTCAGGGCCGAGGTGTTTGCCACCTACTCGGAGCTGTTGCACCTGGCACGGGCCCCGGGAGGCTGGCCAGAGACACAggaggaggcaggggagcaggggagcttcCGTCACCTGCTGCGGGGACAG GTGCCCCTGGTGGTCAAGGCCCTGCAGCGACAACTCAAGGACCACAACCCACGGGTGCGCCAAGCCTGCTTCAGCCTCCTGGGTGAGCTGGAGGCAGCGCTTCCAGGCAGCCTGGAGGAGCACACGCCCATGCTGGTGACAG gcctGGTCTTCTCACTCGGAGAGCGGTCTGGCCCCTCGGCTGTGCGCCTGGACGCCCTAGCCCTCCTGCAGCAGCTGATTGGCACCGAGCCGGTGGCTACCTTCGCCTCGCACCTGCCCACCCTCCTGCCTGCCCTGGAGGGCTGTGTGGCCGACCCCTGCTGCCGGCTGGCAGCTGAAGGCCTGCGGGCGCTGCAGGAGCTGGTGAGGGTGCTGTGGCCCCTGGACGGGCCTGGTGCCCTGGACCCGCAGCCCCACGTGGCGAGGGTGGCAGCAGCCTGCCTGTCCCGGCTGCGTGCAGTTGACCTGGACCAGGAGGTGAAGGAGCGCGTACTGGCCTGCACCGGGCACCTGCTGGCCCACCTGGGCGACCGCCTGGCCGGGGCCGAGGTGCTACTGCTGGGCCTGCTGCTGGAGCGGCTGCAGGGCGAGGCCACCCGGCTGCCTGCCACCCGGGCCCTGGCGCTGGCCGCCGCCTCCCCGCTGTTGCTGGACCTGCGGCCCCTGCTGGCCGAGGCACTGCCCCTGCTCGCTGGGTTCATGCGCAGGGGCCCTCGGGCTCTCAGGCTGGCTGCCCTGCAGGTCCTGGAAGCGCTGGCTCGCACCCGGGGCCCCAGCCTCCCATCGCCTGCCCTGCAGCCCGTGTTGGCTGAGCTGCCCACTCTGCTTGGTGATGGTGACATGCCCGCGGCACAGCTGGCCTTGGAGCTCCTGGCCGCCCTGGCCCAGGCCCAGCCGGCCTGCTTGGCCGAGGTCAGTGGCCCGGTGCTGGATGCACTGCTGGGGCTGCTGTGCTGGCCGCTGCTGCCCGCAGGGGTGCTGGCGGCGGCCGAGGCACTGCTGCAGGCACTGGCCGGGGGGCGACCGCCCTGTGTGGACTATGCCCGCCTCACCCGGCTGCTCATGGCACCCGTGATCCAGGCCCCTGCGGCCGGCAGGCCCGGGCCGCCCAAGCAAGCCCTGCATTCCCTGGCCCGCTGCCTGGCCACGCTGGCGGCCGCCTGTCCCCAGGAGGCGGCGGCCACTGCCCAGCGGCTGGTGGCTGAAGCCCGGTGTCCCGACTCCAGCCCGCACATCCAGGTGCTAGCCCTGCTCACGCTGGCTGAGCTGGGCGCCGTGGCGGGGCCAGGCCCACAGCGGGAGCTCAAGGCCGCACTGCTGGACGCTCTGGGATCAGCCAGCGAGGACGTGCGGGCGGCCGCGTCCCTGGCGCTGGGCAGGGTGGGCGCGGGCAGCCTGGCCGACTTCCTGGCTCTCCTGCCCGCCCAGCTGCGGGCCGAGCCACGCCACCAGTACCTGCTGCTTGGCGCACTGAGAGAAGCACTGGGCATGGCTGTGCCTGACAGCCTGAGGCCGCACCTGGAGGTCGTGTGGGCCTTGCTGCTGCCCCTCTGCCAGGTGGATGAGGAGGGCACCCGTGGCCTGGTGGCCGAGTGCCTGGCCAGGCTGGTGCTGGCCAACCCACCCTTCCTCCTGCCCCGCCTCCGGATGCAGCTGGCCGCAG accagccCCTCACGCGGAGCACAGCCATCATGACAGTCAAGTTCCTCATCTCAGACCAGCCCCACCCTGTCGACCCGCAGCTCAAGACCATCATGG GTGACTTCCTGGAGAGCCTTCGGGACCCGGACTCTGGCGTGCGGCGGGCGGCGCTGGCCCTGCTCAACTCGGCTGTGCACAACAAGCCCTCGCTGGTGCGAGGTGAGCTGGGCACCGTGCTGCCCCTGCTCTACCAGGAGACCCGCGTCCGCAGAGAGCTCATCCGCGAG gtggagatGGGACCCTTCAAGCACACAGTGGATGAGGGGCTAGACCTGCGGAAGGCGGCCTTCGAGTGCATGTACTCGCTGCTGGAGCGCTGCCTGGCCCAGCTGGAGCTCGGAGAGTTCCTGAGCCGTGTGGAGGATGGCCTGAAAGACCACCCTGACATCCGG ATGTCCACCTTCACCATGCTGGCTCGGCTGGCAGCCCTGTGCCCCGCCTCCGTGCTGCAGAGGGTGGATCGGCTCATGGAGCCCCTCAGGGCCACCTGCCTGGCCAAG GTGAAGGCGGACTCCGTGAAACAGGAATTTGAGAAGCAGGAGGAGCTGAGGCACTCTGCCATGAGGGCCGTAGCCGCCCTGCTGAGCATCCCAGAAGTGGGCAAGAGCCCCATCATGGCCGACTTCCTGTCCCAAATCCAATCCAACCCTGAACTCAAGGTTCTTTTTGAAAGCACCCAGAAGGACTCGGCTTCAGGACGCAGCACCGACACCACAGAGCTCAGCTAG